One window from the genome of Magnolia sinica isolate HGM2019 chromosome 4, MsV1, whole genome shotgun sequence encodes:
- the LOC131243005 gene encoding uncharacterized protein LOC131243005, with amino-acid sequence MAEVDIDVGRKRRLPLWMLQVTTTDEIRTLGNKDESHTSEKEQSLSQATSQPKAKPAKRLGKQILNNNDKEALEVDSSSLVRCENRERTRKSRRRGVGPNNSITSSNEADVPMKKSRTVCGGDKRSVRKRAAPKKKKLKGCGPESSDEIETTSPTEGGEDGIDLTMEDLLSMAEECVKADKDKECQQAATTEPKSKTQLQSTSIFSKNESVGSLQAIGSIQQIPSSDLNKTRETEKFNSVSEGAMINTSRTGDPAQDMLDLFLGPLLKKPRSEDRKVELIMEDMSLACDLSKHIKSQVPVKESAPMMKKKSSLKDKVAMFLD; translated from the exons ATGGCTGAAGTTGATATTGATGTTGGGAGAAAGCGGCGGTTACCACTATGGATGCTGCAAGTAACTACCACTGATGAAATAAGAACGTTGGGAAACAAAGATGAAAGTCACACATCAGAAAAAGAGCAATCATTATCTCAAGCCACCTCCCAGCCCAAGGCAAAACCTGCCAAAAGGCTTGGAAAGCAGATCCTTAATAACAACGACAAGGAAGCTTTGGAGGTGGACTCAAGCTCACTTGTTAGATGTGAAAACAGGGAAAGAACACGGAAATCAAGGAGGCGAGGTGTAGGTCCCAACAATTCCATCACCAGCTCTAATGAAGCTGATGTACCTATGAAGAAATCCAGGACAGTATGTGGTGGAGACAAGAGAAGTGTTCGGAAACGAGCTGCCCCAAAGAAGAAAAAACTGAAGGGTTGTGGACCTGAAAGTAGTGATGAGATTGAGACCACATCACCAACTGAAGGAGGCGAGGATGGAATAGATCTGACAATGGAAGATCTGTTGAGCATGgctgaagag TGTGTAAAAGCCGACAAGGATAAAGAATGTCAACAGGCAGCAACAACAGAACCCAAATCAAAAACCCAACTCCAGAGCACGTCTATCTTCTCCAAAAATGAGTCCGTTGGTTCTCTCCAAGCCATTGGTAGCATCCAACAGATACCCAGTTCCGATTTAAACAAGACCAGAGAAACAGAGAAATTTAACTCAGTAAGTGAAGGCGCCATGATCAATACTAGCAGAACGGGTGATCCTGCTCAAGATATGTTGGATCTCTTTCTGGGTCCCTTGCTCAAGAAACCTCGATCTGAGGACAGGAAGGTTGAACTAATTATGGAGGACATGAGCTTAGCCTGTGACTTGAGTAAACACATCAAGAGCCAGGTCCCAGTCAAAGAATCAGCACCCATGATGAAGAAGAAAAGCAGCCTTAAAGACAAGGTGGCCATGTTTCTTGACTGA